In Comamonas sp. lk, the following proteins share a genomic window:
- a CDS encoding tripartite tricarboxylate transporter substrate binding protein has protein sequence MAVLGTALSTQVQAQADWPSKPLRLVVGAPAGGSADSLARLLAEGLQQDLGKTVIVESKPGAGGVLAVNDLMANGKDGHTLLVIQGGIVAETPLAYKVNYQPFKDLKPLAQISRTGLILVANKELPVSNLQQLISYTKTQKGGLDFASYATGMKGHTSGMLLGQLTSIQLKHVGYKGSPPALTDLMGGHIPLMFDGLTTSLPLIKAGKIKPIAVNYPTRIAELPDTPTFKELGYPQLAQAGWFGVWSRPDVPPAIQQKVREITLAHFRKAAVQKRVREMGMDEPTAATSEELMADLKQASQQQAALLKSINYKPE, from the coding sequence ATGGCCGTGCTGGGCACGGCCTTGAGCACCCAGGTTCAGGCCCAGGCCGACTGGCCCAGCAAGCCCTTGCGCTTGGTGGTCGGTGCGCCGGCCGGCGGCAGTGCCGACTCCCTGGCCCGCTTGCTGGCCGAGGGTCTGCAGCAGGATCTGGGCAAGACCGTCATCGTCGAATCCAAGCCGGGTGCCGGCGGCGTGCTGGCGGTGAATGACTTGATGGCCAACGGCAAGGACGGCCATACCTTGCTGGTGATTCAGGGCGGTATCGTCGCCGAGACGCCTCTGGCCTACAAAGTCAACTACCAGCCGTTCAAGGACTTGAAGCCACTGGCCCAGATCAGCCGTACCGGCCTGATTCTGGTGGCCAACAAGGAGCTGCCCGTCTCCAATCTGCAGCAGCTCATCAGCTATACCAAGACCCAAAAGGGCGGTCTGGACTTTGCGTCCTACGCCACCGGCATGAAGGGCCACACCTCTGGCATGCTGCTGGGACAGCTGACGAGTATCCAGCTCAAACATGTGGGCTACAAAGGTTCTCCTCCTGCCTTGACCGACTTGATGGGCGGCCATATTCCTTTGATGTTTGACGGCCTGACCACCTCCCTGCCTCTGATCAAGGCCGGCAAGATCAAGCCGATTGCCGTGAATTACCCCACGCGCATTGCCGAACTGCCGGACACCCCGACCTTCAAGGAGCTCGGTTACCCACAACTGGCACAGGCCGGCTGGTTTGGCGTCTGGTCTCGCCCCGATGTCCCGCCAGCGATTCAGCAAAAAGTGCGCGAAATCACCTTGGCGCATTTCCGCAAGGCTGCCGTGCAAAAGCGCGTGCGTGAAATGGGCATGGATGAACCCACGGCAGCGACCAGCGAAGAGCTGATGGCCGACCTCAAACAGGCCAGCCAGCAACAGGCCGCGCTGCTCAAGTCCATCAACTACAAACCGGAATAA
- a CDS encoding acetolactate synthase large subunit, with protein sequence MNGAETLVHTLIANQLDVCFTNPGTSEMHFVAALDKIEGMRCVLGLHETVVTGAADGYYRMADRPAATLLHLGPGLANGLANLHNAKKARSGIVNIVGDHAISHLELDAPLTSDIHGIAAPMSDWVHTTASAEAIAADGAQAVRRANARPGGIATLVLPANVAWSEVPDTSDAPQHASAQAVSQQAAPASAALPQDWAPIIAALREAPQSTLILLGDRALREKCTTLAGKIAAATQCTVRAEFYTARMERGAGRVRVPRLPYAVDLGLAALAPFKRIILVGAKPPVAFFAYPGKPGRLTALGCEFLTLSTPEDCPEQALSALCEALNAQRLAPANLVEQEEPVALSGPLTPEGIGKTLAATLPAHAIVVEEAMTTGRGFDALTAHAAPHDWLTSCGGSIGFALPAAVGAAMAAPERRVLALEGDGSGMYTLQSLWTMARENLNVTVVIFVNRAYGILRGELAAVGAGTPGKRATDMLSLDRPIIDWSDLAKGMGVSAVKVGNLESLAQALSRSYNTPGPSLIEAIL encoded by the coding sequence ATGAATGGTGCAGAAACACTAGTCCACACACTCATCGCCAACCAGTTGGATGTGTGCTTTACCAACCCCGGCACCTCCGAGATGCACTTCGTGGCCGCTCTCGACAAGATCGAGGGCATGCGCTGCGTGCTGGGCCTGCATGAGACCGTGGTCACCGGTGCGGCCGACGGCTACTACCGCATGGCCGACCGCCCCGCAGCCACGCTGCTGCACCTGGGCCCCGGTCTTGCCAATGGCCTGGCCAATCTGCACAACGCCAAAAAAGCACGCTCCGGCATTGTCAACATCGTCGGGGATCACGCCATCAGCCATCTGGAGCTGGATGCGCCGCTAACCTCGGACATTCACGGCATTGCCGCTCCTATGAGCGACTGGGTGCACACCACCGCCAGCGCGGAGGCCATTGCCGCCGACGGCGCCCAAGCCGTGCGCCGCGCCAACGCGCGCCCCGGCGGCATTGCCACCCTGGTGCTGCCGGCCAATGTGGCCTGGTCTGAAGTGCCTGATACGTCCGATGCACCGCAGCATGCCAGCGCGCAAGCCGTAAGCCAGCAAGCGGCTCCCGCCAGCGCAGCCCTGCCCCAGGATTGGGCGCCCATCATCGCAGCCCTGCGTGAAGCGCCACAATCCACCTTGATCCTGCTGGGCGACCGCGCCCTGCGCGAAAAATGCACCACCCTGGCCGGCAAGATTGCCGCTGCCACGCAGTGCACGGTGCGCGCCGAGTTCTATACCGCCCGCATGGAGCGCGGCGCCGGACGGGTGCGCGTACCCCGCCTGCCCTATGCCGTGGATCTGGGCCTGGCCGCCTTGGCCCCATTCAAGCGCATCATTTTGGTGGGCGCCAAGCCACCCGTGGCATTTTTCGCCTACCCCGGCAAGCCTGGCCGCCTGACGGCGCTAGGTTGCGAATTCCTCACCCTGTCCACACCGGAAGACTGCCCGGAGCAAGCTCTGTCCGCTCTGTGCGAAGCCCTGAACGCCCAGCGCCTAGCGCCCGCTAACCTGGTCGAGCAGGAGGAGCCCGTCGCCCTGTCCGGCCCCTTGACGCCCGAAGGCATTGGCAAAACCCTGGCTGCCACCCTGCCCGCCCATGCCATCGTGGTAGAGGAAGCCATGACCACCGGCCGGGGCTTTGATGCGCTGACGGCACATGCCGCTCCGCACGACTGGTTGACCAGCTGCGGCGGCTCCATCGGCTTTGCCCTGCCTGCAGCCGTGGGCGCCGCCATGGCCGCGCCCGAGCGCCGGGTTCTGGCACTGGAAGGCGACGGCAGCGGCATGTACACCCTGCAATCGCTGTGGACCATGGCGCGGGAAAATCTCAACGTCACCGTGGTGATCTTTGTGAACCGCGCCTACGGCATCCTGCGCGGCGAACTGGCGGCCGTGGGTGCGGGTACTCCCGGCAAGCGCGCCACAGATATGCTCTCGCTGGACAGGCCCATCATTGACTGGTCGGATCTTGCCAAGGGCATGGGTGTGAGCGCCGTCAAGGTCGGCAATCTGGAATCCCTGGCTCAGGCACTCTCGCGCTCTTACAACACCCCCGGCCCCAGCCTGATTGAAGCCATTCTTTGA